From Pan paniscus chromosome 6, NHGRI_mPanPan1-v2.0_pri, whole genome shotgun sequence, one genomic window encodes:
- the PRPS1L1 gene encoding ribose-phosphate pyrophosphokinase 3, giving the protein MPNIKIFSGSSHQDLSQKIADRLGLELGKVVTKKFSNQETCVEIDESVRGEDVYIVQSGCGEINDSLMELLIMINACKIASASRVTAVIPCFPYARQDKKDKSRAPISAKLVANMLSIAGADHIITMDLHASQIQGFFDIPVDNLYAEPTVLRWIRENISEWKNCIIVSPDAGGAKRVTSIADQLNVDFALIHKEQKKANEVDCMVLVGDVNDRVAILVDDMADTCGTICLAADKLLSAGATRVYAILTHGIFSGPAISRINTACFEAVVVTNTIPQDDNMKHCSKIRVIDISMILAEAIRRTHNGESVSYLFSHVPL; this is encoded by the coding sequence ATGCCGAATATCAAAATCTTCAGCGGCAGCTCCCACCAGGACTTATCCCAGAAAATTGCTGACCGCCTGGGCCTGGAGCTAGGCAAGGTGGTGACTAAGAAATTCAGCAACCAGGAGACCTGCGTGGAAATTGATGAGAGTGTGCGTGGAGAGGATGTCTACATCGTTCAGAGTGGTTGTGGCGAAATCAACGACAGTCTAATGGAGCTTTTGATCATGATTAATGCCTGCAAGATTGCTTCAGCTAGCCGAGTTACTGCAGTCATCCCATGCTTCCCTTATGCCCGACAGGATAAGAAGGATAAGAGCCGGGCCCCAATCTCTGCCAAGCTTGTTGCAAATATGCTCTCTATAGCAGGTGCGGATCATATCATCACCATGGACCTACATGCTTCTCAAATTCAGGGCTTTTTTGATATCCCAGTAGACAACTTGTATGCAGAGCCCACTGTCCTGAGGTGGATAAGGGAGAATATCTCTGAGTGGAAGAACTGCATTATTGTCTCGCCAGATGCTGGTGGAGCTAAAAGAGTGACCTCCATTGCAGACCAGTTGAATGTGGACTTTGCTTTGATTCATAAAGAACAGAAGAAGGCCAATGAAGTGGACTGCATGGTGCTAGTGGGAGATGTGAATGATCGTGTGGCTATCCTTGTAGATGACATGGCAGACACTTGTGGTACAATCTGCCTCGCAGCTGACAAACTTCTCTCAGCTGGAGCAACCAGAGTTTATGCTATTTTGACTCATGGAATCTTTTCTGGCCCAGCCATTTCTCGCATCAACACTGCATGCTTTGAAGCAGTGGTAGTCACCAATACCATACCTCAAGATGATAACATGAAGCATTGCTCCAAAATACGAGTAATTGACATCTCCATGATCCTTGCAGAAGCCATAAGGAGAACTCATAATGGGGAATCTGTTTCCTACCTGTTCAGCCATGTTCCTTTATAA